In one Nocardia tengchongensis genomic region, the following are encoded:
- a CDS encoding MFS transporter, which yields MTERSGEVTVGQATGRGTVLTWGFWDWAGASFNAVILTFVFSVYLTDKVGKELPGGISASAWLGWALGAAGLVVALTAPVAGQWFDATARRKLALGILTTVTVLLMAAMFFVKDDYHYLWVGLLLLAIGSASFELSHVPYFAMLRQVSTPANVGRVSGFGWSMGYFGGIILLLISYVGFIAGKGDNRGLLGVPIEDGLNIRLVAVLAAVWFAGFAVPLFLFVPEVPRTDADPGAAVRGRAFLSSYRVLFRDVRELWRTDRRTVGFLLASAVFRDGLAGVFTFGAILAVKVYGIADADVLLFGIAANVVAALGALVGGRFDDRTGPKAVIVASLLGMIVCGSFLLVLSGPLMFWIFGLLLTVFVGPAQASARSFLARVSPPGREGQMFGLYATTGRAVSFLAPTLFGFFVWAFDAERAGIVGLLLVLVVGLMLLLPVRGDDLGDR from the coding sequence ATGACCGAGCGCTCGGGAGAAGTCACCGTGGGGCAGGCGACCGGGCGGGGGACGGTGCTGACGTGGGGGTTCTGGGATTGGGCGGGGGCCTCGTTCAACGCGGTGATTCTCACCTTCGTCTTCTCGGTGTATCTGACCGACAAGGTAGGCAAGGAGTTGCCGGGCGGAATCTCGGCGAGCGCCTGGCTGGGGTGGGCGCTGGGGGCGGCGGGACTGGTGGTGGCGTTGACCGCGCCGGTGGCGGGTCAGTGGTTCGACGCCACGGCGAGACGCAAACTCGCCCTGGGGATTCTGACCACGGTGACCGTGCTGCTGATGGCGGCGATGTTCTTCGTCAAGGACGACTACCACTACCTGTGGGTCGGACTGCTGCTGCTGGCCATCGGTTCGGCGAGCTTCGAGCTGTCGCATGTCCCGTACTTCGCGATGCTGCGCCAGGTGTCCACGCCCGCGAATGTCGGCCGGGTCTCCGGATTCGGCTGGTCCATGGGCTATTTCGGCGGAATCATCCTGCTGCTGATCAGCTATGTCGGATTCATCGCGGGCAAGGGCGACAATCGCGGCCTGCTCGGGGTGCCGATCGAGGACGGGTTGAACATCCGGCTGGTCGCGGTGCTGGCGGCGGTGTGGTTCGCGGGGTTCGCGGTGCCGTTGTTCCTGTTCGTGCCGGAGGTGCCGCGCACCGACGCGGATCCCGGTGCGGCGGTGCGCGGCCGGGCGTTCCTGAGCTCGTACCGGGTGCTGTTCCGCGATGTGCGGGAGCTGTGGCGCACCGATCGGCGCACGGTGGGTTTCCTGCTGGCCAGCGCGGTCTTCCGGGACGGGCTGGCGGGCGTGTTCACCTTCGGCGCGATTCTGGCGGTGAAGGTGTACGGCATCGCCGACGCGGATGTGCTGTTGTTCGGTATCGCCGCGAATGTGGTTGCGGCGCTGGGCGCGCTGGTCGGCGGCCGGTTCGACGACCGCACCGGGCCGAAGGCGGTGATCGTCGCCTCACTGCTCGGCATGATCGTGTGCGGGTCGTTCCTGCTGGTGTTGTCGGGGCCGTTGATGTTCTGGATCTTCGGCCTGCTGCTGACCGTATTCGTCGGTCCCGCACAGGCTTCCGCGCGTTCGTTTCTGGCGCGCGTGTCGCCGCCGGGCCGCGAGGGCCAGATGTTCGGGCTCTACGCGACCACCGGCCGTGCCGTGTCTTTCCTCGCCCCAACCCTTTTCGGCTTCTTCGTGTGGGCGTTCGACGCCGAGCGGGCGGGCATCGTGGGTTTGCTGCTGGTGCTGGTCGTGGGTCTGATGCTGTTGCTGCCGGTGCGCGGAGATGACCTGGGCGACAGGTGA
- a CDS encoding helix-turn-helix transcriptional regulator, which yields MVSAAGYNVLVERTAGAGARSGDSRSVRKVRRGELSTFLKSRRARIRPEDVGLPVGVRRRTPGLRREEVAQLAGVGITWYTWLEQGRDINCSVQVLDAIARALCLDGAEHAHLYRLADVPTAPALVVEEPVPEEVQTILDHLHPLPATLFSSKYDVLAHNAAYEALYPLFVTGHRNVLRKVFLADECCTPYPVNSEPDHLARMVGYLRAAYARNLGDPEWTQFIDGMVSDSPHFAELWARNDVALPVGRTRVVRNLAVGTLEMYMTSMSLPSIAGAWMQVWTPSTPAAWDTLRTLLAMTEAERRRPWAEHVERVHGRTLA from the coding sequence ATGGTGTCAGCAGCGGGTTACAACGTTCTCGTCGAGCGGACCGCGGGGGCGGGTGCGCGCAGCGGTGATTCGCGGTCGGTGCGCAAGGTGCGCCGGGGAGAGTTGTCGACGTTCTTGAAGTCTCGGCGGGCGCGGATTCGGCCGGAGGATGTGGGGCTGCCGGTGGGGGTGCGGCGGCGGACGCCGGGGTTGCGGCGGGAAGAAGTGGCGCAGCTGGCTGGGGTGGGGATCACCTGGTACACGTGGCTCGAGCAGGGGCGTGACATCAATTGCAGTGTGCAGGTGCTGGATGCGATCGCGCGGGCGTTGTGCCTGGACGGGGCGGAGCACGCGCATTTGTATCGGCTGGCCGATGTGCCGACGGCGCCGGCGTTGGTCGTCGAGGAGCCGGTGCCCGAGGAGGTGCAGACGATTCTCGATCATCTGCATCCGCTGCCGGCGACCCTGTTCAGCTCCAAATACGATGTGCTCGCCCACAATGCCGCCTACGAAGCGCTGTATCCGCTGTTCGTGACCGGCCATCGCAATGTGCTGCGCAAGGTCTTCCTGGCCGACGAGTGCTGCACCCCGTACCCGGTGAATTCCGAACCCGATCATCTGGCCCGCATGGTCGGCTACCTGCGGGCCGCGTACGCCCGCAATCTGGGTGACCCGGAGTGGACGCAGTTCATCGACGGCATGGTCTCCGACAGTCCGCATTTCGCGGAACTGTGGGCCCGCAATGATGTCGCGCTCCCGGTCGGCCGCACCCGGGTGGTCCGCAATCTCGCGGTCGGCACCCTCGAGATGTACATGACCAGCATGTCGCTGCCGTCGATCGCGGGTGCGTGGATGCAGGTCTGGACGCCGTCCACGCCCGCGGCCTGGGACACGTTGCGCACCCTGCTCGCCATGACCGAGGCGGAGCGCCGCCGCCCGTGGGCCGAGCACGTCGAGCGGGTGCACGGCCGGACCCTGGCCTGA
- a CDS encoding MFS transporter — MSQSLTHTSPAVSTPPTAPTPAAAAGGVRRPLAVLAVILLGQFMAVLDASIVNVAIPSMRTSLHASGSGLQLIVSGYVIAYAVLLVTGARLGDRFGQRTMFIAGLALFTLASLTCGLAWNPASLIVFRFLQGIGAAAMVPQVMTLIQVTATGNTRARALSAYAAVISGGMVAGQILGGLIVSGDIAGTGWRGVFLVNVPIGVALLVVAPRILPAPAPRATRRLDLPGLAVLTASVLALSVPLVLGHEQHWPLWTRIMLGASAFGFAAFALVERWVHRRGGEPLFSDRVVRAPGLLLAAATLFLIMCTFGGWVFILTIHLQSTLGYSPVHAGLLFVPNGVTFGLVSLNWTHIPDRFHRAMIPGGLLLAAASTIAMGLSLRDGHSIDPVDLVVLAVMGIGYGLAFSPLMNRATGKIPVTLAADASGILVTCVQLGVVIGVATFGTLFLTLATDHLAAAHALGTTAVAAGATLAVAGILAMKAAR; from the coding sequence ATGTCACAGAGCCTCACTCACACCTCACCTGCGGTATCGACTCCGCCAACCGCACCTACTCCGGCCGCCGCGGCCGGCGGCGTTCGGCGGCCGCTCGCGGTGCTTGCTGTCATCCTGCTCGGCCAGTTCATGGCGGTGCTGGATGCCTCCATCGTCAATGTCGCCATTCCCTCGATGCGGACCTCCCTGCACGCCAGCGGTTCCGGGCTGCAGCTCATTGTTTCCGGCTACGTCATTGCCTATGCAGTGCTGCTGGTGACCGGGGCGCGGCTGGGTGATCGGTTCGGGCAGCGGACCATGTTCATCGCGGGGCTCGCACTGTTCACCCTTGCGTCCCTCACCTGTGGGCTTGCCTGGAATCCGGCCTCGCTCATCGTCTTCCGCTTCCTCCAGGGCATCGGGGCCGCGGCCATGGTGCCGCAGGTTATGACCCTGATACAGGTCACCGCTACCGGGAACACTCGGGCTCGGGCGCTGTCGGCCTACGCTGCCGTCATTTCCGGCGGGATGGTCGCGGGCCAGATTCTCGGCGGGCTCATCGTGAGCGGGGATATCGCCGGAACCGGTTGGCGCGGAGTGTTTCTGGTGAATGTGCCGATCGGTGTCGCGCTGCTTGTCGTCGCGCCGCGCATCCTGCCCGCGCCTGCCCCGCGTGCCACGCGGCGGCTCGACCTGCCCGGGCTGGCGGTGCTCACGGCTTCGGTGCTGGCGCTGTCGGTGCCGCTGGTTCTCGGCCACGAACAGCACTGGCCCCTCTGGACCCGAATCATGTTGGGCGCCTCCGCTTTCGGCTTCGCGGCGTTCGCTCTGGTGGAGCGCTGGGTGCACCGGCGCGGCGGTGAGCCGCTCTTCTCCGACCGAGTGGTTCGCGCTCCCGGACTGCTCCTCGCCGCCGCCACCCTGTTCCTGATCATGTGCACCTTCGGTGGCTGGGTCTTCATCCTCACCATCCACCTGCAATCCACCCTCGGCTACAGCCCCGTCCATGCCGGTCTGCTGTTCGTGCCCAACGGCGTCACCTTCGGCCTGGTGAGCCTGAACTGGACCCACATCCCCGACCGTTTTCACCGGGCGATGATTCCCGGCGGCCTGTTGCTCGCGGCCGCGAGCACCATCGCCATGGGGTTGTCGCTGCGCGACGGCCACTCGATCGATCCGGTCGACCTGGTCGTTCTTGCCGTCATGGGCATCGGGTACGGGCTGGCCTTCAGCCCCCTGATGAACCGCGCCACCGGCAAGATCCCCGTCACCCTGGCCGCCGACGCCAGCGGCATTCTGGTCACTTGTGTCCAACTCGGCGTGGTCATCGGCGTCGCCACCTTCGGCACGCTCTTCCTCACTCTGGCCACCGATCACCTCGCGGCCGCCCACGCCCTCGGCACCACCGCCGTCGCGGCGGGAGCCACTCTCGCCGTGGCCGGAATTCTGGCTATGAAGGCTGCTCGCTGA
- a CDS encoding SH3-like domain-containing protein yields the protein MSTAAERAAQLDLVARLKSSYPEIPDAPTPDLMDHDRVTAYLKTVHDVGGEPDAPIKYENKQYEVWEHNTYVMCEVLAWRGIWVSEERRRMGNVDLGRAIYLGIPYYARWLLAVARVLVEKHHIALGELSERMVEVQQRYAGGLAGKAIEAYPKFEGDGTQVRRNHHHLAAVGKGDPQVFAGQAGEPRYSVGDRVRVRELPALFYTRTPEYVRGATGEIASVAYESPAAEDETWDRPDAKPEWFYVVRFTLSELWHGYTGTTSDTLQTELPERWLEGMA from the coding sequence ATGAGTACGGCAGCGGAGCGGGCAGCCCAGCTGGATCTGGTGGCCAGACTGAAGTCCTCGTATCCCGAGATTCCGGATGCGCCGACTCCCGATCTCATGGACCACGATCGCGTCACCGCCTACCTGAAGACCGTTCATGACGTGGGCGGTGAGCCGGACGCCCCGATTAAGTACGAGAACAAGCAGTACGAAGTGTGGGAGCACAACACGTACGTGATGTGCGAGGTGCTCGCGTGGCGTGGCATCTGGGTGTCGGAGGAGCGACGCCGGATGGGGAATGTCGACCTGGGGCGCGCGATCTATTTGGGAATTCCGTACTACGCCCGCTGGCTGCTGGCCGTCGCGCGCGTCCTGGTCGAGAAACACCACATCGCGCTCGGCGAGCTCAGCGAGCGGATGGTCGAGGTGCAGCAGCGCTACGCGGGCGGGCTGGCGGGCAAGGCGATCGAGGCGTACCCCAAGTTCGAAGGCGACGGTACGCAGGTCCGGCGCAACCACCATCACCTCGCGGCGGTCGGGAAAGGCGACCCGCAGGTCTTCGCCGGTCAGGCCGGCGAACCGCGGTACAGTGTCGGCGATCGGGTCAGGGTGCGCGAACTGCCCGCCCTGTTCTACACCCGCACACCGGAATACGTGCGCGGCGCCACCGGCGAAATCGCCTCGGTCGCTTACGAGAGTCCCGCGGCCGAGGACGAGACCTGGGACCGCCCCGACGCGAAACCGGAATGGTTCTACGTCGTCAGGTTCACTCTCTCCGAGTTGTGGCACGGCTATACCGGCACCACGAGCGACACCCTGCAAACCGAGCTCCCCGAGCGCTGGCTGGAAGGGATGGCATGA
- the scnC gene encoding thiocyanate hydrolase subunit gamma: protein MTDHDHDHDHDHARTVAPMVDEITDFEVLEIALRELCIEKGIFSADEHRRFTEFAEQIGPAPAAHLVARAWLDPDFKELALAEPMTASREVGVDWLEPTGFGTPSDFTAFEILEDTPTLHNVIVCALCSCYPRPILGNSPEWYRTPNYRRRMVRWPRQVLSEFGLELPEGVAVRVQDSNQKHRFMVMPMRPEGTNGWDEDRLAEIITRDCLIGVALPKPGRTANVITDTRPAVHPVD, encoded by the coding sequence ATGACCGATCACGACCATGACCACGATCACGACCACGCGCGCACGGTCGCGCCCATGGTCGACGAGATCACCGACTTCGAAGTACTGGAGATCGCGCTCCGCGAACTGTGCATAGAGAAAGGCATATTCAGCGCCGACGAGCACCGCAGATTCACCGAGTTCGCCGAGCAGATCGGGCCCGCCCCGGCCGCACACCTGGTGGCCCGGGCGTGGCTCGACCCCGACTTCAAGGAGCTCGCCCTCGCCGAACCGATGACCGCCAGCCGCGAAGTCGGCGTGGACTGGCTGGAACCCACCGGCTTCGGCACACCCAGCGACTTCACCGCGTTCGAGATCCTCGAGGACACCCCGACCCTGCACAACGTGATCGTCTGCGCGCTGTGCTCGTGCTACCCGCGGCCGATCCTGGGCAACTCCCCCGAGTGGTATCGCACGCCCAACTACCGCCGGCGCATGGTCCGGTGGCCACGACAGGTGCTGTCGGAGTTCGGACTCGAACTGCCCGAGGGCGTCGCGGTCCGGGTGCAGGACTCCAACCAGAAGCACCGATTCATGGTGATGCCCATGCGCCCCGAGGGAACCAACGGCTGGGACGAGGACCGGCTCGCCGAAATCATCACGCGCGACTGCCTGATCGGTGTCGCACTGCCCAAGCCGGGCCGCACCGCCAATGTCATCACCGACACCCGTCCCGCCGTCCATCCTGTCGACTGA
- a CDS encoding thiocyanate hydrolase has protein sequence MAPLQDIVERNQVWPRMAAKYGVSNPVPPWKTSLDGMCDALDHAVCDANIPDLKDRRDEEDSLTATVYADLPYPENQLVALAHSLLTRGVIDETELRERLASVRARLEA, from the coding sequence ATGGCGCCGCTGCAAGACATCGTGGAGCGCAACCAGGTCTGGCCGCGCATGGCCGCCAAATACGGCGTCAGCAATCCGGTGCCACCGTGGAAGACGAGCCTGGACGGCATGTGCGACGCCCTGGACCACGCCGTCTGCGATGCGAATATCCCCGACCTCAAAGACCGTCGGGACGAGGAGGATTCGCTGACGGCGACCGTGTACGCCGACCTGCCCTACCCCGAGAACCAGCTCGTCGCCTTGGCGCACTCGCTGCTGACCCGCGGCGTCATCGACGAGACCGAACTCCGCGAACGACTCGCCAGCGTCCGCGCCCGACTGGAAGCCTGA
- a CDS encoding flavodoxin family protein, with protein MKVLIVCVSVSHGNTRKVAEAMGAALGARVVEPEEVTAAEIGEYDLVGFGSGIFSMAFHPRLREFIKALPEGPRGRAFVFATSGFPVLMGPMTRLLGRRGFKVVDTFSVRALDTFAPLKLVGGINKGRPDAGDLNAARAFAATLS; from the coding sequence ATGAAGGTTCTGATCGTGTGTGTTTCTGTGTCGCACGGGAATACGCGGAAGGTGGCCGAGGCCATGGGGGCGGCGCTCGGGGCGCGCGTGGTGGAGCCCGAGGAGGTGACCGCCGCCGAAATCGGCGAGTACGACCTGGTGGGGTTCGGGTCGGGAATCTTCTCGATGGCGTTTCATCCGCGGCTGCGCGAGTTCATCAAGGCGCTGCCGGAAGGGCCGCGCGGGCGCGCTTTCGTGTTCGCCACCAGCGGGTTTCCGGTCCTGATGGGGCCGATGACGCGGCTGCTCGGCCGGCGAGGGTTCAAGGTGGTGGACACCTTCTCGGTGCGGGCGTTGGACACCTTCGCACCGTTGAAACTGGTCGGGGGCATCAACAAGGGGCGGCCCGACGCCGGTGACCTGAACGCGGCGCGGGCCTTCGCGGCGACGCTCAGCTGA
- a CDS encoding PadR family transcriptional regulator, with the protein MALEHALLVSLTERASSGYDLAQRFDKSIGFFWHATHQQIYRVLKRMDEQGWVDAETVPQDGRPDKKVYTVSDAGRAELVRWIAETADLEPLRSDLGVKLRAASLGDPEVIIAEVQRHRDQHAHRLDLYRAFEKKDYPAPDALTGPKLHQYLVLRGGIRVEEGFIDWCDEVLDALKRDTARSQASDPKGTRR; encoded by the coding sequence ATGGCCCTCGAACACGCGCTGCTGGTATCGCTGACCGAACGCGCCAGTTCCGGCTACGACCTGGCCCAGCGCTTCGACAAATCCATCGGATTCTTCTGGCACGCCACCCACCAGCAGATCTATCGCGTCCTCAAGCGCATGGACGAGCAGGGCTGGGTGGACGCCGAGACCGTGCCCCAGGACGGCCGCCCGGACAAGAAGGTCTACACCGTCTCCGACGCCGGCCGCGCCGAACTGGTCCGCTGGATCGCCGAAACCGCCGACCTCGAGCCGCTGCGCAGCGACCTCGGCGTCAAACTGCGCGCCGCCTCGCTCGGCGACCCCGAGGTGATCATCGCCGAAGTGCAGCGCCACCGCGACCAGCACGCCCACCGCCTCGACCTGTACCGCGCCTTCGAAAAGAAGGACTACCCCGCGCCGGATGCCCTCACCGGCCCGAAACTGCACCAGTACCTCGTCCTGCGCGGCGGCATCCGCGTCGAGGAGGGGTTCATCGACTGGTGCGACGAAGTACTCGACGCCCTGAAACGCGACACAGCCCGGTCGCAGGCGTCCGACCCGAAAGGCACCCGCCGATGA
- a CDS encoding VOC family protein, producing the protein MPNLTRLGLPGDEQSWAALGFTVTDGRFRVGQVECVLGEAAWGFDETHAAPDTLGVRYLESTGSQPDSAAAHPNGVTTIDHVVYWAPELDDAVTNLNAVLGIEPRRRFFPRGPEGPEMAFYRVGEPFIEAVTSGRPAALVGVAFMTPDLDAAVTAIRAAGGPVGDPKPAVQGGRIAGVWRGHVQWGVAFMEPKARA; encoded by the coding sequence ATGCCGAACCTCACCCGCCTGGGACTGCCCGGAGACGAGCAGTCCTGGGCGGCACTGGGTTTCACCGTCACCGACGGCCGCTTCCGGGTCGGCCAGGTCGAGTGCGTCCTGGGCGAAGCCGCCTGGGGCTTCGACGAAACCCACGCCGCCCCCGACACACTGGGTGTCCGGTACCTGGAATCGACCGGCTCCCAGCCCGATTCCGCCGCAGCCCACCCCAACGGCGTGACCACCATTGACCACGTCGTCTACTGGGCCCCCGAACTGGACGACGCCGTCACCAACCTGAACGCCGTCCTCGGCATCGAGCCCCGCCGCCGCTTCTTCCCCCGCGGCCCGGAAGGCCCCGAGATGGCCTTCTACCGCGTCGGCGAACCCTTCATCGAAGCCGTGACCTCCGGCCGGCCGGCCGCGCTGGTCGGCGTCGCCTTCATGACCCCGGACCTGGACGCCGCCGTCACCGCCATCCGCGCCGCGGGCGGCCCCGTCGGCGACCCCAAACCGGCCGTCCAGGGCGGACGGATCGCGGGAGTCTGGCGCGGGCACGTGCAGTGGGGCGTCGCGTTCATGGAACCCAAGGCACGGGCGTAG
- a CDS encoding DUF4189 domain-containing protein: MSFTRKAALGVVACTAGALLTGTMGTAHADGDLYGAFAIANLDDSTHIAARWNYPDQASADADALSACGYSNCFIKLRWSNGCAAYARRDDNLFWAIGATRAEAERNALAAAGPDPNPLLVGLGSAEPSTATIRHSACTANAG; the protein is encoded by the coding sequence ATGTCCTTTACTCGTAAGGCCGCACTCGGCGTGGTGGCCTGCACCGCCGGCGCCCTGCTCACCGGCACCATGGGCACCGCCCACGCCGACGGCGACCTCTACGGCGCGTTCGCCATCGCCAACCTCGACGACTCCACCCACATCGCGGCCCGCTGGAACTACCCGGACCAGGCCTCGGCCGACGCCGACGCGCTGTCCGCATGCGGTTACTCCAACTGCTTCATCAAGCTGCGCTGGTCCAACGGCTGCGCGGCCTATGCGCGCCGCGACGACAACCTGTTCTGGGCCATCGGCGCCACCCGCGCCGAGGCCGAGCGCAATGCCCTCGCCGCCGCCGGTCCGGATCCGAACCCGCTCCTGGTGGGCCTGGGCAGCGCGGAGCCGAGCACCGCCACCATCCGCCACTCGGCCTGCACCGCCAACGCCGGCTGA
- a CDS encoding DUF4189 domain-containing protein — protein sequence MRFSKMATAGVVTTAAAALLSGGMGTADAAPNYYGALAVSFDSAGELYVSSATNFPSQDEADAAALANCDLKPCEVQVRYVNGCVAVAQRGQDYWYGTGATEADAVAKAMAATGPDPNPLMVGLGSSQPSTARVHGTDCSTGS from the coding sequence ATGCGTTTTTCCAAGATGGCCACCGCCGGTGTGGTCACCACCGCTGCCGCCGCGCTGCTCTCGGGCGGCATGGGAACGGCCGATGCCGCGCCCAACTACTATGGCGCACTGGCCGTGTCGTTCGACTCCGCGGGCGAGCTGTACGTCAGCTCCGCGACCAACTTCCCCAGCCAGGACGAGGCCGACGCCGCCGCCCTGGCCAACTGCGACCTCAAGCCCTGTGAGGTCCAGGTGCGCTACGTCAACGGCTGCGTGGCCGTCGCCCAGCGCGGCCAGGACTACTGGTACGGCACCGGCGCCACCGAGGCGGACGCCGTCGCCAAGGCCATGGCCGCCACCGGCCCGGACCCGAACCCGCTGATGGTCGGCCTGGGCAGCTCCCAGCCCAGCACCGCACGGGTGCACGGGACGGACTGCTCCACCGGCAGCTAA
- the cmrA gene encoding mycolate reductase (Catalyzes the final step in mycolic acid biosynthesis.) produces the protein MSLPAPTADNRAVVTGSSSGIGVALAEELASRGYSLILVARRGDLLAELAQRLTERYGITAEVRAVDLSDREQRAPLAKELAARDIAILCNNAGVATFGALAKLDLDYERDIMELNAVAVHDLSLAVLPGMLERRAGGILITGSAAGNMPIPHNTTYSASKAFTNTFSESLRGELKGTGVHVTLLAPGPVRTDNPDQDEMGNKIPEFIWVTAAHTAKITIDALARNKMRVVPGLISKGMSIAGQFGPRSITSLVAGAAYKKLGG, from the coding sequence GTGAGCCTGCCTGCACCCACCGCCGACAACCGTGCCGTCGTCACCGGATCCTCGTCCGGGATCGGCGTCGCCCTCGCCGAAGAGCTTGCCTCGCGCGGCTACTCGCTGATCCTCGTCGCCCGGCGCGGCGATCTGCTGGCCGAGCTGGCGCAGCGGCTGACCGAGCGGTACGGCATCACCGCCGAGGTGCGCGCGGTGGACCTCTCCGACCGCGAGCAGCGGGCCCCGCTGGCCAAGGAACTGGCCGCGCGGGACATCGCGATCCTGTGCAACAACGCCGGTGTCGCCACCTTCGGCGCGCTCGCGAAGCTGGACCTCGACTACGAGCGCGACATCATGGAATTGAACGCCGTCGCCGTGCACGACCTGAGCCTGGCCGTGCTGCCGGGCATGCTGGAGCGCCGCGCGGGCGGCATCCTGATCACCGGGTCCGCGGCCGGCAACATGCCGATTCCGCACAACACCACCTACTCGGCCAGCAAGGCGTTCACCAACACCTTCTCCGAGTCGCTGCGCGGCGAGCTCAAGGGCACCGGCGTGCACGTCACCCTGCTGGCGCCCGGCCCGGTCCGCACCGACAACCCGGACCAGGACGAGATGGGCAACAAGATCCCGGAGTTCATCTGGGTCACCGCCGCCCACACCGCCAAGATCACCATCGACGCCCTCGCCCGCAACAAGATGCGCGTGGTCCCGGGCCTGATCAGCAAGGGCATGAGCATCGCCGGCCAGTTCGGGCCGCGCTCGATCACCTCGCTCGTCGCGGGCGCCGCCTACAAGAAGCTCGGCGGCTGA